One region of Mycolicibacterium insubricum genomic DNA includes:
- a CDS encoding beta strand repeat-containing protein — MAGYGRFIGRVGGLAVALGIGVAVAEGCPVAMASGGNDGTGSHTPDKPGGQEHSTPAHRIGTAAGRQRHAAATPDDPSPGTGHTTATTGGTDSERTETTDTNTAQETNRGPDDTTPRVRKHLGLDAPQHVLSRLTRTRGLTEPKPITDESTREPQTVVDPQPDPAAATFAAVEVAPQSQHRSAFRLPSTAPDVLAAAPLHRLQNLAASRLDPTAHSEERSSALPDLTAFTVNESAVNEIDAGLNSTPIGITPAPSFASYSAPATTSSSLTTPTTTVSSNPIERVLSLVGLGSLFNNNSNGVAPDNPLLNGVLEWVRRTFDNGSPTDTPQSVNLSLNQGQAATPFTLTGATDRDGDTVTYQPGTYTSSSSNATLVVDTSGNATYTPATSWNGTAPASDTFAVTTSDESSGWHIHGIGGLLNAVTFGLIGDSGHTSTQTVTVNAERPSYLVDGYPNPATGAIMGHVTVANPNGTVTYELTTPPKPSVGAVELEKSTGIWTFTPTPRTALLASQVPQTTDFTITASDGTTVTVHENITGIATAPLPLPDGVQPSQTYIDARSGNAYVLSTKDGNTYITTVRPNGTSSTGQTPLTGTPNGSPVVVGNATYVITNSFGNTYVSVLDTNGNTTTQPAITGNPVGNLLVVGSTTYLLTTDSGNGTAGSSKTYVTVLGQDSQVTTHNGPDGKVVGDPIRVGDKVYLTSESNGTAVGPTGVTVLDANGNVTSKPAVTGTRAGAPIVVGNTTYLLTRTGSGTTYVTALDANGNATPTSTLTGENLTVVSGTHTSYLVARTTDGQTTHVMVLDANGHATSFTDLSGDRTGNPKVVGDTLYLSSQTDTGDMTHVTALHPDGSTTPVSDLQGDRFGDPVVVGNTTYLTTEIYNVTDYTTRTHVVAVGANGAVTDVGDISGYRTGSPVVVGDTTYLTTYDGTTSKTNLTAIGPSGIASKPFTGTPYGAPVVVGEKTYLLSKNGTGTYITALDGNGNVTQLPGERPGNPSVMGTGNTRYVLTDDSGTTTVTILRADGTPTTYRDIPGSPLAAAPIVVGETTYVTTLGHNNASSSEQTRVTALHADGTATTVGKALPGRPSGAPVITSDGTTYLITTTGDALYQYQTYALALDPTGTATPVNNAYGFLGKPTANPVVVVDGTTYLVTDRGVWAIGVAEPSTSM, encoded by the coding sequence ATGGCTGGATACGGTCGTTTCATCGGTCGGGTCGGCGGGCTCGCCGTGGCCCTAGGCATCGGCGTCGCGGTCGCCGAAGGATGCCCGGTCGCCATGGCCTCCGGCGGGAACGACGGCACGGGCTCACACACGCCGGACAAACCCGGCGGCCAGGAGCACAGCACACCCGCTCACCGCATCGGCACCGCAGCCGGACGGCAGCGTCACGCCGCGGCCACACCGGATGACCCCTCACCCGGCACCGGACACACCACCGCCACGACTGGTGGTACCGACTCGGAGCGCACCGAAACCACCGACACCAATACCGCGCAGGAGACCAACCGCGGCCCCGACGACACCACACCGAGGGTCCGCAAGCACCTCGGCCTCGACGCCCCGCAGCATGTGCTTTCGCGCCTGACCCGCACCCGCGGGCTCACCGAACCGAAACCCATCACCGACGAGTCGACCCGCGAACCGCAAACCGTCGTCGATCCTCAACCGGATCCTGCAGCCGCGACGTTCGCCGCAGTCGAGGTCGCCCCACAGTCCCAGCACCGCAGCGCCTTCCGGCTGCCGAGTACCGCCCCGGACGTTCTGGCCGCTGCTCCGCTGCATCGCCTGCAGAACCTGGCCGCTTCCCGACTGGACCCGACTGCCCACTCCGAAGAACGCTCCAGCGCCCTGCCCGACCTCACCGCGTTCACCGTCAACGAATCCGCGGTCAACGAGATCGACGCGGGCCTCAACAGCACGCCCATCGGCATCACCCCGGCCCCGTCGTTCGCCTCCTACAGCGCCCCGGCCACGACCTCCTCGTCGCTGACCACCCCGACGACGACGGTGAGCTCCAACCCGATCGAGCGGGTGCTGTCCCTCGTCGGCCTGGGCTCCCTGTTCAACAACAACAGCAATGGCGTCGCACCCGATAACCCCCTGCTCAACGGCGTGCTGGAGTGGGTCCGCCGCACCTTCGACAACGGATCCCCCACCGACACACCACAATCGGTCAACCTCAGCCTGAACCAGGGGCAGGCCGCCACCCCGTTCACGCTCACCGGTGCCACCGACCGCGACGGAGACACCGTCACCTACCAGCCCGGCACTTACACCTCATCGAGCAGCAACGCCACCCTGGTCGTCGACACCAGCGGCAATGCCACCTACACACCGGCCACCTCATGGAACGGCACCGCACCAGCAAGCGACACATTCGCCGTCACCACCAGCGACGAAAGCTCCGGCTGGCACATCCACGGCATCGGCGGACTCCTCAACGCCGTCACCTTCGGCCTGATCGGCGACTCCGGCCACACCAGCACCCAAACCGTCACCGTGAATGCGGAGCGTCCTTCCTACTTGGTAGACGGGTACCCCAACCCGGCGACCGGGGCCATCATGGGCCACGTGACCGTCGCCAACCCCAACGGAACCGTGACCTATGAATTGACGACCCCGCCCAAGCCGAGCGTGGGCGCCGTGGAACTCGAGAAGTCCACCGGCATCTGGACGTTCACCCCCACGCCCCGCACCGCTCTGCTGGCCTCCCAGGTGCCCCAGACGACCGACTTCACCATCACCGCCAGCGACGGAACAACTGTCACCGTTCACGAAAACATCACCGGCATCGCGACGGCGCCACTACCACTGCCCGATGGGGTCCAGCCAAGCCAGACCTACATCGATGCGAGGTCTGGCAACGCCTACGTGCTGAGCACCAAGGACGGCAATACCTACATCACGACGGTCCGTCCCAACGGCACCAGCAGCACCGGTCAGACACCGCTGACCGGAACGCCAAATGGGTCACCCGTCGTCGTCGGCAACGCCACCTATGTGATCACCAACTCCTTCGGCAACACATACGTCTCAGTCCTCGACACCAACGGCAACACCACCACGCAACCCGCCATCACCGGCAACCCCGTCGGGAATCTGCTCGTCGTGGGCAGCACCACCTACCTGCTGACCACCGACTCGGGTAACGGCACTGCCGGTTCGAGTAAGACCTACGTCACGGTTCTCGGCCAGGACAGCCAGGTCACCACGCACAACGGCCCAGACGGCAAGGTGGTCGGCGACCCCATTCGGGTCGGCGACAAGGTCTATCTGACCTCTGAGAGCAACGGCACCGCCGTAGGTCCGACCGGTGTGACAGTCCTCGATGCCAACGGCAACGTCACCAGCAAACCGGCGGTCACCGGTACCCGCGCCGGTGCCCCCATCGTCGTCGGCAACACCACCTACCTGTTGACCCGAACCGGCAGCGGCACCACCTACGTGACCGCGCTCGATGCCAACGGCAACGCCACCCCGACGTCCACGCTCACCGGCGAGAACCTCACCGTGGTCAGTGGCACGCACACAAGCTACCTGGTCGCCCGCACCACCGACGGGCAGACGACCCACGTGATGGTCCTCGACGCCAACGGTCACGCCACCTCATTCACCGACCTGTCCGGCGACCGAACAGGCAACCCCAAGGTCGTGGGCGACACCCTCTACCTGAGCAGTCAGACCGACACCGGCGATATGACCCATGTGACGGCGCTCCACCCGGACGGCAGCACCACCCCCGTCTCGGACCTCCAGGGCGACCGATTCGGCGACCCCGTCGTCGTCGGCAACACCACCTACCTGACCACCGAGATCTACAACGTAACCGACTACACCACCCGGACACACGTCGTGGCCGTCGGCGCCAACGGCGCCGTGACCGACGTCGGTGACATCAGCGGCTACAGAACTGGTAGCCCCGTCGTCGTCGGCGACACCACGTACCTGACGACCTACGACGGCACCACCAGTAAGACCAATCTGACGGCCATCGGACCGAGCGGCATCGCCAGCAAACCCTTCACCGGCACTCCGTACGGCGCTCCTGTAGTCGTCGGCGAAAAGACATACCTGCTCAGCAAAAACGGAACCGGAACGTACATTACGGCCCTCGACGGAAACGGTAACGTCACGCAGCTCCCCGGCGAACGGCCCGGCAATCCGTCCGTCATGGGCACCGGCAACACCCGCTACGTACTCACCGACGACAGTGGCACCACGACCGTCACCATCCTGCGCGCCGACGGCACCCCCACGACCTACCGCGACATTCCGGGCAGCCCCCTCGCTGCCGCCCCCATCGTCGTCGGCGAAACCACCTATGTGACCACCCTGGGCCACAACAATGCCTCCAGCTCCGAGCAGACCAGGGTGACCGCTCTGCACGCCGACGGCACCGCCACCACGGTCGGCAAGGCACTCCCCGGCCGCCCGTCCGGTGCCCCCGTCATCACCAGCGACGGAACCACCTATCTGATCACCACAACCGGCGACGCCCTATACCAGTACCAGACCTACGCGCTGGCGCTCGATCCCACCGGCACGGCCACCCCCGTCAACAACGCCTACGGCTTCCTAGGCAAACCAACTGCCAATCCCGTCGTCGTCGTCGACGGCACCACCTACTTGGTGACCGACCGGGGAGTCTGGGCGATCGGGGTGGCGGAGCCGAGCACCAGCATGTAG